In Populus alba chromosome 1, ASM523922v2, whole genome shotgun sequence, a single window of DNA contains:
- the LOC118055593 gene encoding uncharacterized protein, which translates to MRTWLQSVKSRRENLERDALLSRGEDSLLLLAIMVDRDGHVAPAFETEGVSYPLGPAPSTMRDSDGDGSVVQVATDFEAVGVPSPLGTPPSTMRVQLCDGDGSVAQGPHAVTASSTHVVGPPQATEVATGYKQLEVVPVEDCTAGSDEEILGEDQLDLNFSDDDCDSPQGTEMLPAPILSPPGVYFKDSSLLATAVTTSCTKLQNYALNHLSKSCAISHDDIMSKFEVWNYCAVGYISSKSTGFKALNSIIANVWKTEATLTIHETGWLIYRFKSEEDKLAVLRGGPYLVYGRPLVLRPMTKFFDFSCEEMSRVPVWVKFPSLPLCCWSPICLSKIASVIGKPIQSDQLTSNLSRMSYARVLVEIDLLEELRHTVEITLPNGPTLHQKVVYETLPKYCNFFHVLGHSRLLCSKAAASTTKVPCSQPQTQDDVDRENVFNRLGPQPPLVSSPPTMHGQPHDNINQQAAEEIVTPEVVLDNSAGWVTVDSRKASKLHKGKEVAGSGRVPHSPPTPPVSMGTGQHPPLSPRPNLLISIPCDGNAQDRPPTTPLLIPCEGVDHNTAPATGTIIGVGNLVNVPPVEVADQCGVRTRNQKQRSRSGRHEVVSLMKKNKLDVCGLLETKMLPARIASMHARRLKHWQYLSNAELAHTARIVLFWNPDTVHVTLLASSAQAIHISITCLISHVSFKATFVYGFNSITARRPLWEELRSWNSNHPWLILGDFNSLLSPFDKHNGGAISSYEVSDFSGCCLDIGLRDVNYTGCHYTWSNDTVWKAFSDHSPAVVRLDPYVQGRRSFKFFNMWAAHDQFLGVVSSCWSSSIYGTPMYILCRKLKLLKGPLKELNRLHFSHISERVSRLESQLDQLQTTFQQDRDNPLLLEQDKLLRHKLSSLKFAENQFFRQKIKCQFLKDSDRGSKFFHALMGHNHRRNFIPSITCSNGWTTTSLKEVGDAFVSYYQQLLGTPKPTIPLDRDIIQRGPCLSSHLQGALLSPVSQDDIQQVVFSIANEKAPGPDRYSSFFFKQAWPIVGGDFCAAIQDFFHTSWLLKQKVLSKILASRFAQVLHEMVSPMQNAFLGGRYMSDNINLVQELLRQYCRKRSSPRCLLKVDFKKAFDSVQWDFLESLLCHIGFPAHFVVLVMQCISSASYSVAVNGDIHGFFSGQCGVRQGDPLSPYIFICCMEYFSRMLSLASQQEGFRYHPKCAVQGITHLAFADDVLLLARGDLSLVTCIMQQLTIFGRTSGLHINPQKSFIFFGGVSSVQNLAILSASGFREGYLTYAGRLKLLRLVLFGKVQFWSNIFPVPTIVLKQIISICRNFLWTGDAYRGSSAIVAWKTVCFPKNKGGLGLFDLQARNRSFLSKQLWNIHLKSDSVWIRWIHHFYLSSGSIWSTQAQHFLSPLWKAIITVRDVISQHCGGSEVESVSMMRNWANSACPFLAHAYDFFRPAGPTVPWGRVV; encoded by the exons atgcgaACTTGGCTTCAGTCAGTCAAGTCAAGGAGAGAGAAtttagagagagatgctctcctCTCCCGTGGAGAGGATTCCCTCCTATTACTGGCGATTATGG TTGATAGGGACGGTCATGTTGCCCCTGCTTTTGAAACTGAAGGCGTTTCTTATCCCCTTGGTCCAGCTCCTTCCACCATGCGTGACAGTGATGGGGACGGTTCAGTGGTCCAGGTGGCTACTGATTTTGAAGCTGTCGGTGTCCCTAGCCCCCTTGGTACACCCCCTTCTACCATGCGTGTCCAGCTTTGTGATGGAGACGGTTCAGTGGCCCAAGGCCCCCATGCTGTTACTGCTTCTTCCACCCATGTAGTGGGTCCTCCCCAAGCAACGGAGGTTGCTACTGGTTACAAACAATTGGAAGTGGTCCCGGTGGAAGACTGCACAGCCGGTTCTGATGAGGAGATTTTGGGCGAGGACCAGCTGGACTTAAACTTTTCAGATGACGATTGTGACTCCCCTCAAGGGACTGAAATGCTCCCTGCTCCAATCTTGTCCCCCCCCGGGGTTTACTTCAAAGACAGTTCACTCCTTGCAACAGC AGTTACTACTTCCTGCACCAAGCTTCAAAATTATGCACTTAATCACTTATCTAAATCGTGTGCTATTTCCCACGATGATATCATGTCTAAGTTTGAAGTTTGGAATTATTGTGCTGTGGGTTATATTTCTAGTAAAAGTACTGGGTTTAAAGCTCTCAATAGTATTATTGCTAATGTCTGGAAAACTGAAGCCACTCTCACCATACATGAGACGGGCTGGCTGATTTATCGTTTCAAGTCTGAGGAGGACAAGCTTGCTGTGCTTCGGGGAGGTCCCTATCTTGTGTATGGTCGGCCCCTTGTTCTCAGGCCTATGACAAAGTTTTTTGATTTCTCTTGCGAAGAGATGTCACGGGTGCCAGTCTGGGTAAAATTTCCTAGTCTTCCACTATGTTGCTGGTCCCCTATCTGTCTCTCCAAGATCGCCAGCGTTATTGGCAAGCCGATTCAGAGTGACCAGCTTACCTCAAACCTCTCTCGCATGTCTTACGCTAGAGTGTTGGTGGAAATTGACCTGCTGGAGGAGCTGCGTCACACAGTGGAGATAACTCTACCAAATGGTCCTACATTGCATCAAAAAGTGGTCTACGAGACTCTCCCCAAGTACTGCAATTTTTTCCACGTTCTTGGTCACTCCCGCCTTCTCTGTTCCAAGGCTGCGGCCTCAACCACCAAGGTTCCTTGCTCCCAACCTCAGACTCAGGATGATGTTGATAGGGAGAATGTCTTTAACAGATTGGGCCCTCAGCCTCCACTAGTGTCCTCTCCCCCAACTATGCATGGCCAGCCCCACGACAATATTAATCAACAGGCTGCTGAGGAAATAGTCACGCCAGAAGTTGTACTTGATAATTCAGCTGGTTGGGTTACGGTGGATTCTCGCAAGGCTAGCAAGCTGCACAAGGGAAAGGAAGTTGCTGGTTCTGGCCGGGTGCCTCATTCTCCACCCACCCCTCCTGTCTCCATGGGTACAGGTCAGCACCCTCCTCTTTCTCCTAGAccaaatttattgatttcaatCCCTTGTGATGGAAATGCACAGGACCGCCCCCCTACTACTCCATTGTTAATTCCTTGTGAAGGGGTGGATCACAACACAGCACCTGCCACGGGGACTATTATAGGGGTTGGGAATTTGGTGAATGTTCCTCCAGTTGAAGTGGCTGATCAGTGTGGGGTCAGGACTCGTAACCAAAAGCAGCGTAGTCGTAGCGGAAGG CATGAGGTAGTTAGCCTCATGAAGAAGAACAAGCTTGATGTTTGTGGGTTACTGGAAACCAAAATGCTCCCGGCCAGGATTGCTTCCATGCATGCACGTAGGCTGAAGCATTGGCAGTATCTCTCCAATGCAGAATTAGCCCACACGGCTAGGATTGTTCTTTTTTGGAATCCGGATACAGTGCATGTCACTTTGCTTGCCTCCTCTGCGCAAGCCATACACATTTCAATCACTTGTTTAATCTCCCATGTTAGCTTTAAGGCTACATTTGTATATGGCTTTAATTCCATCACAGCTAGGCGTCCTCTTTGGGAGGAGCTAAGGAGCTGGAATTCCAACCATCCTTGGCTGATTCTAGGAGACTTCAACTCTCTTCTTTCCCCCTTTGACAAGCACAATGGTGGCGCAATCTCCTCTTATGAAGTTTCAGATTTTAGTGGCTGTTGTCTTGATATTGGCCTTCGGGATGTTAACTATACAGGCTGCCACTACACTTGGTCAAACGATACTGTTTGGA AGGCATTTTCAGATCACTCTCCTGCTGTAGTGAGGCTGGATCCTTATGTGCAGGGTAGGCGAAGcttcaaatttttcaatatgtGGGCTGCCCATGATCAGTTTCTGGGAGTGGTTTCTTCTTGTTGGTCTTCCTCGATTTATGGCACCCCGATGTATATTCTTTGTCGCAAGCTCAAGCTCCTGAAGGGCCCCTTGAAAGAGCTCAACCGGCTTCATTTTAGCCATATTTCTGAGAGGGTTTCTCGGCTTGAGTCCCAGCTCGATCAGCTccaaactactttccagcaagaCAGGGATAACCCGTTATTGTTAGAGCAGGACAAGCTTCTTCGCCATAAACTTTCTTCCCTGAAGTTTGCGGAGAACCAGTTCTTTAGGCAGAAAATTAAATGCCAGTTCCTTAAGGACAGTGACAGAGGGTCCAAGTTCTTCCATGCACTAATGGGGCACAACCACCGGAGGAACTTCATTCCTTCCATCACATGCAGCAATGGTTGGACTACTACCTCTCTCAAGGAAGTTGGGGATGCATTTGTGTCTTACTATCAGCAGCTGCTGGGCACCCCGAAGCCTACCATCCCCCTTGACAGAGACATAATTCAGCGGGGTCCATGCCTCTCATCCCACCTTCAGGGTGCTCTTCTATCCCCGGTTTCACAGGATGATATTCAGCAAGTTGTCTTCAGTATTGCTAATGAAAAAGCCCCTGGCCCAGACAGGtattcctccttcttcttcaagcAAGCCTGGCCTATAGTTGGTGGAGACTTCTGCGCTGCCATCCAAGACTTCTTTCATACTAGCTGGCTGCTCAAACAG AAAGTGCTGTCCAAGATCTTAGCTAGCCGGTTTGCTCAAGTACTTCATGAAATGGTCAGCCCTATGCAGAATGCTTTCTTGGGTGGGAGATATATGAGTGACAATATAAATCTGGTTCAGGAACTTCTTCGCCAATATTGCAGGAAGCGTTCTTCTCCCCGTTGTTTGCTGAAAGTGGACTTCAAGAAGGCCTTTGATTCAGTGCAATGGGATTTCTTGGAAAGCCTTCTCTGCCACATTGGCTTCCCTGCTCACTTTGTTGTGCTTGTTATGCAGTGTATTTCCTCGGCATCTTACTCGGTAGCTGTAAATGGAGAtattcatgggtttttttcggGACAGTGTGGGGTACGTCAAGGAGATCCCTTGTCTCCGTATATTTTCATATGTTGTATggaatatttttcaaggatgcTCTCTCTAGCTTCTCAGCAGGAGGGGTTTCGGTATCATCCTAAATGTGCAGTTCAGGGCATCACCCACCTGGCCTTTGCAGATGATGTCCTTCTTCTTGCTCGGGGGGACCTCTCATTAGTCACTTGTATTATGCAGCAACTTACTATCTTTGGCCGGACCTCAGGTTTGCACATTAATCCCCAGAAATCGTTCATTTTCTTTGGGGGAGTTAGTTCTGTGCAGAACCTTGCTATTCTTTCAGCCTCCGGCTTCAGGGAAGG ATATCTTACTTATGCAGGGAGATTGAAGCTCCTCCGATTGGTTTTATTTGGGAAGGTCCAGTTCTGGTCAAATATCTTCCCTGTCCCTACTATTGTGCTGAAGCAAATTATCAGTATTTGCAGGAATTTCCTCTGGACTGGAGATGCCTATCGGGGTTCCTCCGCTATTGTCGCCTGGAAGACTGTCTGTTTCCCTAAAAATAAGGGTGGTCTGGGTTTGTTTGATCTCCAAGCCCGCAACCGTAGTTTTCTCAGCAAGCAGCTAtggaatattcatcttaaatcgGACTCGGTTTGGATTCGTTGGATTCACCACTTTTATTTGAGCAGTGGCTCCATCTGGTCGACCCAGGCGCAACACTTTTTGTCCCCTTTGTGGAAAGCCATCATCACGGTTCGGGATGTTATCTCTCAACATTGTGGGGGCTCAGAGGTGGAGAGTGTCTCTATGATGAGAAACTGGGCTAATTCTGCATGTCCTTTTCTTGCCCATGCATATGATTTCTTCAGGCCGGCTGGTCCAACAGTCCCATGGGGACGGGTTGTCTGA
- the LOC118055549 gene encoding uncharacterized protein, producing MDLFLLNQKHTLTILKTHKTYNFTTYLLNPASKSSFRCLQTIETSQNPYKEPFSSATTLPHSLLVEKIIFNLKHGNVNSLLSYQLRLNPSVIVDVLCRCNGNLQLGQKFIDSLVLNGSNFKHSSISLSAMVHVFVRSRRLSDAQALILRMIRRSGVSRVEVVEALVSSMCGNCGTNNLVFDLLIRTYVQARKLREGTEAFRILRSKGYLVSINACNSLLGGLVKIDWVELAWEVHREVVRSGIELNAYTLNIMVNALCKDGKFDDVKSFLSEMEGSGVYADIVTYNTLIGAYCREGLLEEAFEIMSSMADKGLKPSLFTYNAIINGLCKKGRYARAKGILIEMLNIGLSPDTTTYNTLLVESCRRDNFSEAEEIFGEMLRQGVVPDLVSFSSLIAVFSRNRHLDQALVYFRDMKKFGLVPDNVIYTVLMHGYCRNGNMLEALKTRDEMLEQGCVLDVVAYNTILNGLCKEKMLTDADKLFDEMVERGVLPDFYTFTTLIHGHCQDGNMIKALSLFGTMTQRNIKPDIVAYNTLIDGFCKVGEMEKASELWDGMISRKIFPNHITYGILINAYCSAGHVSEAFRLWDVMIEKGIKPTLVTCNTVIKGYCRSGDSSKADEFLGRMIAKGVAPDHISYNTLINGFVREDNMNKAFLWINKMEKEGLLPDIITYNVVMNGFCRHGRMQEAELVLRKMIEKGINPDRSTYTALINGHVTQDNLNEAFRFHDEMLQRGFVPDDVF from the coding sequence ATGGATCTTTTCCTACTTAATCAAAAACACACTCTAACAATCCTCAAAACCCACAAAACATATAACTTTACCACTTATCTTCTAAACCCTGCCTCTAAATCTAGCTTTAGATGTCTCCAAACAATAGAAACCTCTCAAAATCCATATAAAGAACCATTTTCTTCAGCAACAACCCTGCCTCATTCTTTATTGGTGGAGAAGAtcatcttcaatttaaagcatGGTAATGTAAATTCTCTGCTTTCCTATCAACTTCGCTTGAACCCATCAGTCATTGTTGATGTTTTATGTCGTTGTAATGGTAATTTGCAACTTGGTCAAAAGTTTATTGATTCGTTAGTGTTAAATGGTTCAAACTTTAAGCATTCATCCATTTCATTGAGTGCAATGGTTCATGTTTTTGTTCGTAGTAGAAGATTATCAGATGCACAAGCTTTGATTCTTAGAATGATTAGGAGAAGTGGGGTTTCGAGGGTCGAGGTTGTTGAGGCTTTGGTATCATCGATGTGTGGCAATTGTGGGACtaataatttggtttttgatttgttgataagAACTTATGTGCAAGCTAGGAAGTTAAGGGAAGGGACTGAGGCGTTTAGAATTTTGAGGAGTAAAGGGTATTTGGTGTCTATAAATGCTTGTAATAGTCTTCTTGGAGGGTTAGTGAAGATAGACTGGGTTGAATTGGCATGGGAAGTGCATAGGGAAGTTGTTAGAAGTGGGATTGAATTGAATGCTTATACATTAAACATTATGGTCAATGCGTTGTGTAAAGATGGTAAATTTGATGATGTCAAGTCATTTTTAAGTGAGATGGAGGGAAGCGGGGTTTATGCAGATATCGTGACTTATAATACTTTAATTGGTGCATATTGTCGTGAAGGACTTTTAGAAGAAGCTTTTGAGATAATGAGCTCTATGGCAGATAAAGGTTTGAAACCGAgtctttttacatataatgCTATTATAAATGGTCTGTGTAAAAAGGGAAGATATGCAAGAGCAAAGGGAATTTTGATTGAGATGCTGAACATTGGGTTGAGTCCTGATACTACTACGTATAACACATTGCTTGTTGAGAGCTGCAGAAGAGACAATTTTTCTGAAGCTGAAGAGATTTTTGGTGAAATGTTACGTCAGGGTGTTGTTCCTGATTTAGTTAGCTTTAGTTCCCTTATTGCAGTTTTTTCAAGGAACAGACACCTTGATCAGGCATTGGTGTACTTTAGAGATATGAAGAAATTTGGTTTGGTTCCAGATAATGTGATTTACACTGTTCTTATGCATGGTTATTGTAGAAATGGCAATATGTTGGAGGCATTGAAGACACGGGATGAAATGCTGGAGCAGGGTTGTGTCCTGGATGTGGTTGCATACAATACTATATTAAATGGGTTGTGCAAAGAAAAGATGCTCACAGATGCAGATAAGCTGTTCGATGAGATGGTGGAAAGGGGTGTACTCCCTGATTTTTACACTTTCACTACACTTATTCATGGCCATTGTCAGGATGGGAATATGATTAAAGCACTAAGCTTGTTTGGGACGATGACTCAAAGGAATATCAAACCAGATATCGTGGCATACAATACATTGATTGATGGGTTTTGCAAGGTGGGTGAAATGGAGAAAGCCAGTGAGTTATGGGATGGTATGATCTCTAGGAAGATTTTCCCCAACCACATTACATACGGCATATTAATAAACGCGTATTGTAGTGCAGGCCATGTATCTGAGGCCTTTAGATTGTGGGATGTGATGATTGAAAAGGGTATTAAACCCACCCTTGTCACTTGTAACACTGTTATAAAAGGCTACTGCCGGTCAGGTGATTCATCGAAGGCTGATGAGTTCTTGGGCAGGATGATTGCTAAAGGAGTTGCTCCTGATCATATTTCGTATAACACCCTTATTAATGGTTTTGTGAGAGAAGATAATATGAACAAAGCTTTTCTTTGGATTAATAAGATGGAAAAAGAAGGTCTGTTACCTGATATTATCACGTATAATGTAGTTATGAATGGCTTCTGTAGGCATGGTAGGATGCAAGAGGCTGAGCTGGTCTTACGGAAAATGATTGAGAAAGGGATAAATCCTGATAGGTCCACATACACAGCTTTGATAAATGGACACGTCACCCAGGACAACTTGAATGAGGCATTTCGATTCCATGATGAAATGCTTCAAAGAGGATTTGTCCctgatgatgttttttaa
- the LOC140955209 gene encoding uncharacterized protein, whose amino-acid sequence MASKEKEHNARKVIARWWYDVNVPFNSARSYYYQPMIDAITSMGPGFKGPSYHDLKGPFLKGVVHDIHKYLFKIKADWKLYGCSIIADGWSNRRNVPIVNFLAYSPRGTIFLKSVDTSGLRKDKETLLEMCDEVAKEMGQENIVQFVSDNESAFKTAGFTTKVESSHGKSKVGKEITAIILQDKDFWPRREHIVKVSEPLMRVLRLADNEEKPAIGYLYEAMDKAKEAIKTRNLSKTRDALDLISLDNIDLLNEWICEEPSLLNGDDISWETIEAPLSTLTLEDEETCFDEENELGGNDQLLECLVDEFPYIPPQD is encoded by the exons ATGGCTTCTAAAGAGAAGGAACATAATGCAAGGAAGGTCATAGCAAGATGGTGGTATGATGTTAATGTACCATTTAATAGTGCTAGATCATACTATTATCAACCAATGATAGACGCCATAACATCAATGGGACCTGGTTTTAAAGGACCATCATATCATGATTTAAAAGGACCATTTTTGAAAGGTGTAGTTCATGATATCCATAAATACCTTTTTAAAATCAAGGCTGATTGGAAACTTTATGGATGCTCCATTATAGCAGATGGGTGGTCAAATAGAAGGAATGTACCAATTGTGAATTTTCTTGCTTATTCTCCAAGAGGTACCATATTCTTGAAGTCAGTTGACACTTCAGGTCTTCGAAAAGATAAAGAGACATTGCTTGAAATGTGTGATGAAGTTGCCAAAGAAATGGggcaagaaaatattgtccAATTTGTTAGTGATAATGAGTCTGCATTCAAAACTGCTGGCTTTACAACAAAG GTAGAATCAAGTCATGGTAAAAGTAAAGTTGGAAAGGAAATAACTGCCATAATTTTACAAGATAAAGACTTTTGGCCTCGACGTGAACATATAGTCAAAGTTAGCGAGCCTTTAATGCGAGTTCTTCGATTAGCAGATAATGAAGAAAAACCAGCAATAGGTTATTTATATGAGGCAATGGATAAAGCAAAAGAAGCCATCAAAACAAG gaatttgagcaaaacaagggaTGCTTTAGATCtcattagccttgataacattgacttATTGAATGAATGGATTTGTGAAGAACCTAGCCTTCTTAATGGAGATGATATAAGTTGGGAAACTATAGAAGCACCTTTGTCGACTTTGACTTTAGAGGATGAAGAGACATGTTTTGATGAAGAGAATGAGCTTGGTGGAAATGATCAACTATTGGAATGTCTAGTTGATGAATTTCCCTACATACCACCACAAGATTAA